One Aegilops tauschii subsp. strangulata cultivar AL8/78 chromosome 7, Aet v6.0, whole genome shotgun sequence genomic window carries:
- the LOC109780277 gene encoding uncharacterized protein isoform X1, translated as MEAEQDAQIDDRAESVNGGSAQSTGKMDPQEPGWTNRVRVGKHPPDRTPCLDRVGALEQTSLHGFGMRYRKSRLNAEKTKCMQEVVCDCSTNAGQWRLQLRTLCRRQLIDGANGTCWRKQRRP; from the exons ATGGAGGCTGAGCAGGATGCTCAGATTGATGACCGTGCCGAGAGTGTGAATGGAGGTTCAGCTCAGTCCACTGGCAAAATGGATCCACAGGAACCAGGCTGGACAAACAG GGTGAGGGTTGGGAAACATCCTCCTGACAGGACACCGTGCCTGGACAGAGTTGGCGCACTGGAGCAGACAAGCTTG CATGGTTTTGGGATGAGATATCGAAAGAGCAGGCTTAATGCCGAGAAGACGAAATGCATGCAAGAGGTTGTATGTGACTGCTCC ACCAATGCAGGGCAATGGAGGTTGCAATTAAGAACACTTTGCCGACGACAGCTCATCGATGGTGCAAATGGCACGTGCTGGAGAAAGCAAAGGAGACCTTAG
- the LOC141027308 gene encoding protein FAR1-RELATED SEQUENCE 5-like — MYTKMSEFRAEFHKVINHMLTIEEFEEAWKMLVEKYSLKTHVYMTQIYEIRHKWVKPYFKCVFCANMTSPQRSESANGMLKSYVPPGCPMHMFVKKYMHLQFYIDSGESYEEKRTKTVSVQFSRLGGVQSTLLVHHELSLGFSF, encoded by the exons ATGTACACAAAGATGAGTGAGTTCAGAGCTGAGTTCCATAAAGTTATCAACCACATGTTGACGATTGAAGAGTTTGAAGAGGCGTGGAAGATGCTGGTGGAGAAGTACAGCCTGAAGACCCATGTGTACATGACCCAGATATACGAAATCAGGCACAAGTGGGTGAAACCATACTTCAAGTGTGTTTTCTGCGCAAATATGACCAGCCCGCAGAGAAGCGAGAGTGCGAACGGCATGTTGAAGTCGTATGTGCCGCCGGGGTGCCCAATGCACATGTTTGTGAAGAAGTACATGCATTTGCAGTTCTACATCGACTCCGGAGAAAGCTATGAAGAGAAGAGGACCAAAACTGTGAGTGTTCAGTTCTCAA GGCTCGGCGGCGTACAATCTACCTTGCTCGTGCACCATGAACTGAGCCTGGGATTCAGCTTCTGA
- the LOC109780277 gene encoding uncharacterized protein isoform X2 has product MEAEQDAQIDDRAESVNGGSAQSTGKMDPQEPGWTNRVRVGKHPPDRTPCLDRVGALEQTSLHGFGMRYRKSRLNAEKTKCMQETNAGQWRLQLRTLCRRQLIDGANGTCWRKQRRP; this is encoded by the exons ATGGAGGCTGAGCAGGATGCTCAGATTGATGACCGTGCCGAGAGTGTGAATGGAGGTTCAGCTCAGTCCACTGGCAAAATGGATCCACAGGAACCAGGCTGGACAAACAG GGTGAGGGTTGGGAAACATCCTCCTGACAGGACACCGTGCCTGGACAGAGTTGGCGCACTGGAGCAGACAAGCTTG CATGGTTTTGGGATGAGATATCGAAAGAGCAGGCTTAATGCCGAGAAGACGAAATGCATGCAAGAG ACCAATGCAGGGCAATGGAGGTTGCAATTAAGAACACTTTGCCGACGACAGCTCATCGATGGTGCAAATGGCACGTGCTGGAGAAAGCAAAGGAGACCTTAG